A single window of Gossypium arboreum isolate Shixiya-1 chromosome 13, ASM2569848v2, whole genome shotgun sequence DNA harbors:
- the LOC108464161 gene encoding BTB/POZ domain-containing protein At1g04390 isoform X2, which translates to MGSSKRRAADNSRGGSSTDHLHTLHQRLKHALSLGTTRVSDDKERKWKCTDLEIQKHVVRSLAAFLDSSSGHASTHRLLKDSLADIVEALVWILHCKSEAIVGMAVNVVVKLVSSNSSMMQLYLTDLINPLSSLLCSNNLEVATSCATALNMVLSNLSVKREKQVWEMVKEAKTLIQIIRIIREFPGVTQPIENFQEMVSLLYTILWRWPPSRYFVWKDTILIKVLEDSRIKSHLSTKVAVLKLCSALALCNKVAKELLGNGETILTMMVSCMDVSEPLAVRIEGFRLAQHLVADEQRCIKMTSLCSGPLIKAIIGGMRVWRLGSGKGVNDLVSLLDEACRLALITRWPGEHHNHFWEQGIDKVLLDLLLENFDKQASEHTLTPQARISIAQQGLDTNFLIALRPYIWEIFGWLAVHCRKDFRPSTDRTELYIDMLITCACLSFVEAICKGCQISENDDTSRSESSSRAVLVMMHSSSTYIASKVRLILSGVLEIKGNECLKRLLYLLDYGSSANNFGSANIPKTVVELVCLICYSGLPEYQKNVTRGDGIRTLVTSIRRCLSNGVCTSRRSFALHFYHNVFYERTCCWMTAEEWEGKDALLFYSLWGLAELVQHSSDTDHSHIKSNLIKTVQEVLDNVSAPGPRWLAANILSYFGVYGFPNKHDKGFGRALEDKEHTDLQLLFANGESVSVHKIILAVQCPSLLPPEQFPRSAKTTDNFLVKDVPRKCCPMLQKEVRFSARVDQQALLKLLDYVYFGYVEAGEDLARKLKTLAKSCNMQPLYLMLCRKIPQWGTPIPSSDFTDALGPLGFQFADIILEAEETEKMPWACSFCSLLLPHMHAHKFILQSRCKYLQALFLSGMQERR; encoded by the exons ATGGGATCATCAAAACGGAGAGCTGCAGATAACAGTAGAGGAGGCAGCAGCACTGACCATTTACATACCCTTCATCAACGTCTCAAACATGCTTTAAGTCTTGGTACCACCAG AGTGAGTGATGATAAAGAAAGGAAATGGAAGTGTACGGATTTAGAAATTCAGAAGCATGTGGTTCGTTCCCTTGCTGCTTTTCTTGATTCTTCTTCGGGGCATGCTTCGACTCATCGGCTTCTCAAG GATTCTCTAGCTGATATTGTTGAGGCATTGGTGTGGATTCTGCATTGTAAAAGTGAAGCCATAGTAGGCATGGCAGTAAATGTGGTGGTGAAGTTGGTCAGCAGTAACAGTTCAATGATGCAATTGTACTTGACAGATCTCATCAACCCTTTGTCATCATTATTATGTTCCAACAACTTAGAAGTTGCTACTTCCTGTGCCACTGCTTTGAACATGGTCCTCTCCAATCTAAGTGTTAAGAGGGAGAAACAAGTTTGGGAGATGGTCAAAGAAGCAAAGACTCTCATTcaaattattaggattattcggGAATTTCCTGGTGTCACCCAGCCAATTGAGAATTTTCAAGAGATGGTTTCACTATTGTATACAATATTGTGGCGGTGGCCTCCATCTCGTTATTTTGTGTGGAAGGATACTATTTTGATCAAAGTTTTAGAAGATTCTCGCATTAAATCTCATCTTTCTACAAAAGTTGCGGTGTTGAAATTATGTTCTGCTTTAG CTTTATGCAATAAAGTAGCCAAGGAGCTTCTGGGAAATGGGGAAACAATTCTAACAATGATGGTTTCTTGCATGGATGTCTCAGAGCCTCTGGCAGTCAGAATAGAGGGATTTAGACTTGCCCAACATTTGGTG GCAGATGAACAACGATGCATAAAAATGACAAGCTTATGTTCTGGGCCTCTAATTAAAGCCATTATTGGAGGAATGAGAGTATGGAGGTTGGGCTCTGGAAAGGGTGTAAATGATCTGGTGTCTTTGCTAGATGAGGCCTGTCGGTTGGCTCTAATTACTCGCTGGCCAGGAGAACATCACAATCACTTTTGGGAGCAAGGGATTGACAAAGTTCTTCTTGATCTACttcttgaaaattttgacaaacaaGCATCGGAGCACACTTTGACACCTCAGGCACGAATCTCTATTGCTCAGCAAGGCCTTGATACTAATTTTCTTATTGCACTAAGGCCATACATATGGGAGATTTTTGGATGGCTTGCAGTGCACTGTAGAAAAGATTTTAGACCAAGCACGGATCGAACTGAGCTCTATATTGACATGCTTATCACATGTGCATG CTTGTCTTTTGTAGAAGCAATTTGCAAAGGATGCCAAATTTCTGAAAATGATGATACCTCTAGAAGTGAATCATCATCAAGAGCAGTTTTAGTTATGATGCATTCTAGCAGCACATATATTGCATCAAAAGTAAGGCTCATCCTTTCTGGTGTTCTAGAGATAAAGGGAAATGAGTGTCTGAAACGCTTGCTGTATTTACTAGATTATGGATCATCTGCAAACAACTTTGGCTCAGCAAACATTCCTAAAACTGTTGTCGAATTGGTttgtttgatttgttattctgGATTGCCAGAATATCAAAAAAATGTTACTAGAGGCGATGGAATAAGGACACTAGTGACTTCCATAAGACGGTGCTTGAGCAATGGAGTTTGTACTAGCAGGAGAAGCTTTGCCCTTCATTTTTATCATAATGTGTTTTATGAGAGGACATGTTGCTGGATGACTGCTGAAGAGTGGGAAGGAAAAGATGCTCTTTTATTTTACAGTTTGTGGGGACTAGCTGAGTTGGTACAGCATTCCTCTGATACGGATCATAGTCATATCAAATCTAATTTAATAAAGACAGTACAAGAAGTCTTAGATAATGTATCTGCTCCTGGACCAAGATGGTTGGCTGCTAATATTCTTAGTTATTTTGGAGTTTACGGTTTTCCCAATAAACATGACAAAGGCTTTGGGAGAGCACTTGAAGACAAGGAGCATACTGATCTGCAACTCCTTTTTGCTAATGGCGAGTCTGTGAGTGTTCACAAAATTATTCTTGCAGTCCAGTGTCCATCATTGCTACCTCCTGAGCAATTTCCTCGGAGTGCAAAAACAACTGATAATTTTTTAGTGAAAGATGTTCCAAGGAAGTGCTGCCCAATGTTGCAAAAAGAAGTTCGTTTCTCTGCTCGGGTTGATCAGCAGGCACTATTAAAGTTGTTGGACTATGTTTACTTTGGTTATGTTGAAGCTGGAGAAGACCTTGCCAGGAAGTTGAAAACTCTAGCAAAGTCTTGTAACATGCAACCTCTATATCTAATGCTTTGCAGAAAGATACCTCAGTGGGGTACTCCAATTCCAAGCTCTGATTTCACTGATGCTCTTGGCCCTTTGGGGTTCCAGTTCGC GGATATAATCTTGGAAGCTGAAGAGACAGAAAAAATGCCCTGGGCATGCAGTTTTTGCTCTCTATTGTTGCCACACATGCATGCTCACAAATTCATCCTGCAATCAAGGTGTAAATATCTACAAGCCTTGTTTCTATCAGGAATGCAGGAAAG GAGATGA
- the LOC108464161 gene encoding BTB/POZ domain-containing protein At1g04390 isoform X1: MGSSKRRAADNSRGGSSTDHLHTLHQRLKHALSLGTTRVSDDKERKWKCTDLEIQKHVVRSLAAFLDSSSGHASTHRLLKDSLADIVEALVWILHCKSEAIVGMAVNVVVKLVSSNSSMMQLYLTDLINPLSSLLCSNNLEVATSCATALNMVLSNLSVKREKQVWEMVKEAKTLIQIIRIIREFPGVTQPIENFQEMVSLLYTILWRWPPSRYFVWKDTILIKVLEDSRIKSHLSTKVAVLKLCSALALCNKVAKELLGNGETILTMMVSCMDVSEPLAVRIEGFRLAQHLVADEQRCIKMTSLCSGPLIKAIIGGMRVWRLGSGKGVNDLVSLLDEACRLALITRWPGEHHNHFWEQGIDKVLLDLLLENFDKQASEHTLTPQARISIAQQGLDTNFLIALRPYIWEIFGWLAVHCRKDFRPSTDRTELYIDMLITCACLSFVEAICKGCQISENDDTSRSESSSRAVLVMMHSSSTYIASKVRLILSGVLEIKGNECLKRLLYLLDYGSSANNFGSANIPKTVVELVCLICYSGLPEYQKNVTRGDGIRTLVTSIRRCLSNGVCTSRRSFALHFYHNVFYERTCCWMTAEEWEGKDALLFYSLWGLAELVQHSSDTDHSHIKSNLIKTVQEVLDNVSAPGPRWLAANILSYFGVYGFPNKHDKGFGRALEDKEHTDLQLLFANGESVSVHKIILAVQCPSLLPPEQFPRSAKTTDNFLVKDVPRKCCPMLQKEVRFSARVDQQALLKLLDYVYFGYVEAGEDLARKLKTLAKSCNMQPLYLMLCRKIPQWGTPIPSSDFTDALGPLGFQFADIILEAEETEKMPWACSFCSLLLPHMHAHKFILQSRCKYLQALFLSGMQESHSQSIKVPVSWEALIKLVRLIYSRKLPDPPFGCLWDNMDTKERLYELKPYVEVYWLAEFWILEDVQEACFTTIISCLDSDRQLALEVMKLAAGFSLWKLAEVAADYMAPIYHKLRDSGVLEQLDELLIELVRDASVRLSQGSGGFPHL, from the exons ATGGGATCATCAAAACGGAGAGCTGCAGATAACAGTAGAGGAGGCAGCAGCACTGACCATTTACATACCCTTCATCAACGTCTCAAACATGCTTTAAGTCTTGGTACCACCAG AGTGAGTGATGATAAAGAAAGGAAATGGAAGTGTACGGATTTAGAAATTCAGAAGCATGTGGTTCGTTCCCTTGCTGCTTTTCTTGATTCTTCTTCGGGGCATGCTTCGACTCATCGGCTTCTCAAG GATTCTCTAGCTGATATTGTTGAGGCATTGGTGTGGATTCTGCATTGTAAAAGTGAAGCCATAGTAGGCATGGCAGTAAATGTGGTGGTGAAGTTGGTCAGCAGTAACAGTTCAATGATGCAATTGTACTTGACAGATCTCATCAACCCTTTGTCATCATTATTATGTTCCAACAACTTAGAAGTTGCTACTTCCTGTGCCACTGCTTTGAACATGGTCCTCTCCAATCTAAGTGTTAAGAGGGAGAAACAAGTTTGGGAGATGGTCAAAGAAGCAAAGACTCTCATTcaaattattaggattattcggGAATTTCCTGGTGTCACCCAGCCAATTGAGAATTTTCAAGAGATGGTTTCACTATTGTATACAATATTGTGGCGGTGGCCTCCATCTCGTTATTTTGTGTGGAAGGATACTATTTTGATCAAAGTTTTAGAAGATTCTCGCATTAAATCTCATCTTTCTACAAAAGTTGCGGTGTTGAAATTATGTTCTGCTTTAG CTTTATGCAATAAAGTAGCCAAGGAGCTTCTGGGAAATGGGGAAACAATTCTAACAATGATGGTTTCTTGCATGGATGTCTCAGAGCCTCTGGCAGTCAGAATAGAGGGATTTAGACTTGCCCAACATTTGGTG GCAGATGAACAACGATGCATAAAAATGACAAGCTTATGTTCTGGGCCTCTAATTAAAGCCATTATTGGAGGAATGAGAGTATGGAGGTTGGGCTCTGGAAAGGGTGTAAATGATCTGGTGTCTTTGCTAGATGAGGCCTGTCGGTTGGCTCTAATTACTCGCTGGCCAGGAGAACATCACAATCACTTTTGGGAGCAAGGGATTGACAAAGTTCTTCTTGATCTACttcttgaaaattttgacaaacaaGCATCGGAGCACACTTTGACACCTCAGGCACGAATCTCTATTGCTCAGCAAGGCCTTGATACTAATTTTCTTATTGCACTAAGGCCATACATATGGGAGATTTTTGGATGGCTTGCAGTGCACTGTAGAAAAGATTTTAGACCAAGCACGGATCGAACTGAGCTCTATATTGACATGCTTATCACATGTGCATG CTTGTCTTTTGTAGAAGCAATTTGCAAAGGATGCCAAATTTCTGAAAATGATGATACCTCTAGAAGTGAATCATCATCAAGAGCAGTTTTAGTTATGATGCATTCTAGCAGCACATATATTGCATCAAAAGTAAGGCTCATCCTTTCTGGTGTTCTAGAGATAAAGGGAAATGAGTGTCTGAAACGCTTGCTGTATTTACTAGATTATGGATCATCTGCAAACAACTTTGGCTCAGCAAACATTCCTAAAACTGTTGTCGAATTGGTttgtttgatttgttattctgGATTGCCAGAATATCAAAAAAATGTTACTAGAGGCGATGGAATAAGGACACTAGTGACTTCCATAAGACGGTGCTTGAGCAATGGAGTTTGTACTAGCAGGAGAAGCTTTGCCCTTCATTTTTATCATAATGTGTTTTATGAGAGGACATGTTGCTGGATGACTGCTGAAGAGTGGGAAGGAAAAGATGCTCTTTTATTTTACAGTTTGTGGGGACTAGCTGAGTTGGTACAGCATTCCTCTGATACGGATCATAGTCATATCAAATCTAATTTAATAAAGACAGTACAAGAAGTCTTAGATAATGTATCTGCTCCTGGACCAAGATGGTTGGCTGCTAATATTCTTAGTTATTTTGGAGTTTACGGTTTTCCCAATAAACATGACAAAGGCTTTGGGAGAGCACTTGAAGACAAGGAGCATACTGATCTGCAACTCCTTTTTGCTAATGGCGAGTCTGTGAGTGTTCACAAAATTATTCTTGCAGTCCAGTGTCCATCATTGCTACCTCCTGAGCAATTTCCTCGGAGTGCAAAAACAACTGATAATTTTTTAGTGAAAGATGTTCCAAGGAAGTGCTGCCCAATGTTGCAAAAAGAAGTTCGTTTCTCTGCTCGGGTTGATCAGCAGGCACTATTAAAGTTGTTGGACTATGTTTACTTTGGTTATGTTGAAGCTGGAGAAGACCTTGCCAGGAAGTTGAAAACTCTAGCAAAGTCTTGTAACATGCAACCTCTATATCTAATGCTTTGCAGAAAGATACCTCAGTGGGGTACTCCAATTCCAAGCTCTGATTTCACTGATGCTCTTGGCCCTTTGGGGTTCCAGTTCGC GGATATAATCTTGGAAGCTGAAGAGACAGAAAAAATGCCCTGGGCATGCAGTTTTTGCTCTCTATTGTTGCCACACATGCATGCTCACAAATTCATCCTGCAATCAAGGTGTAAATATCTACAAGCCTTGTTTCTATCAGGAATGCAGGAAAG CCATTCACAAAGCATCAAGGTTCCTGTGAGCTGGGAAGCATTAATCAAGTTAGTTCGATTGATTTATAGTCGCAAGCTGCCAGATCCTCCCTTTGGATGTTTGTGGGACAACATGGACACCAAGGAAAGGCTATACGAGTTGAAACCTTATGTAGAAGTGTACTGGCTGGCTGAGTTTTGGATTTTGGAAGATGTTCAAGAAGCTTGCTTCACAACCATTATATCTTGCTTGGATTCTGATAGACAATTAGCTCTTGAAGTTATGAAACTTGCAGCTGGTTTCTCTCTGTGGAAGCTAGCAGAGGTAGCGGCAGATTATATGGCCCCTATTTATCATAAACTCCGAGACTCCGGTGTTCTTGAACAACTTGATGAACTGTTAATTGAACTAGTTCGTGATGCTTCTGTCAGGCTTTCTCAGGGGAGTGGTGGTTTTCCTCATCTATAA